Proteins from a single region of Aythya fuligula isolate bAytFul2 chromosome 3, bAytFul2.pri, whole genome shotgun sequence:
- the E2F6 gene encoding transcription factor E2F6 — MEGGGHKMAAPAQWERLRPLRPDTLGVSEPPMLNLNLDDDVQLVRRTLKVRRPRFDASLVYLTRKFMDLVKRAPDGVLDLNEVATTLGVRKRRVYDITNVLDGIHLIQKRSKNHIQWVGSNLDQVVGKAAEQQNLKDELSDLSAMEEALDELIKDCAHQLFDLTDDKENAKLAYVTYQDIRSIQAFQKQIVIAIKAPEETKLEIPIPKEDCIEVHVKSTKGPIDVYLCEVEQDKPGDKTFENMNAVKSETETSVPPGEE; from the exons ATGGAGGGCGGGGGTCACAAAATGGCCGCCCCTGCCCAGTGGGAGCGTTTGAGGCCGCTGCGGCCGGACACGCTGGGTGTGAGTGAG CCACCAATGCTCAACTTGAATCTGGACGATGACGTGCAGTTAGTAAGAA GAACTCTGAAGGTTAGAAGGCCTCGATTTGATGCATCCTTGGTTTACTTGACCCGAAAATTCATGGATCTTGTCAAAAGAGCTCCAGATGGTGTCCTTGATTTAAATGAAGTAGCAACAACTCTTGGAGTACGAAAACGAAGAGTATATGACATCACCAACGTATTGGATGGAATTCACTTAATTCAGAAGAGATCTAAGAATCATATCCAGTGGGT AGGTTCTAATCTTGACCAAGTTGTTggaaaggcagcagagcagcaaaacCTTAAAGATGAACTCTCTGACTTGTCAGCCATGGAAGAAGCTCTGGATGAATTAATCAAGGATTGTGCTCATCAGTTATTTGATCTAACAGatgacaaagaaaatgcaaa ACTAGCTTATGTGACATATCAAGACATCCGTAGCATTCAGGCGTTTCAGAAACAGATTGTGATTGCAATCAAAGCTCCAGAAGAAACCAAACTGGAAATACCAATTCCTAAGGAA GACTGCATAGAAGTACATGTAAAGAGCACAAAAGGACCCATTGATGTGTATCTGTGTGAGGTGGAACAAGATAAGCCAGGTGacaaaacttttgaaaatatgaatgcaGTCAAATCTGAAACAGAGACATCGGTTCCTCCTGGTGAAG AGTGA